AAAAGTTTTTGTATAGTAATATAATTATCCAAACTTGTTCTCGGCTGCTTTCCTTCGAGTATAGCATCCGCAAAATCTTTTATAAGGTCCGGCATCACAGCGCCAGCGCTTTCCTTCCCACGCCAAATTTCTTTTTGCTGAGTACCGTTTTGTTCATCGCTTAAATCAACGGTAAAAACTTTTTCTGCACCGGAATCCATAATAGCGTTCAACGCGCCTTTGTCCCCCACGATTTGCCATGCATCCTGTTTATGCGCTGTGGCGTACTCACTGCGTTCGATACTTAAGACAATATTATTTTCACACATGATCATTACCATATAATGCGTATCTGCATCGGAACCCGGAGCAATATGGCTGGCATATACCTGCGGGACTGTCCATGTCCGCGCTAATACGGTTTTTGGGGTCAGCTTCCACCCTGTTAAACCCAGGAGATAGTCAAGGTCGTATACACCCCAGTTTACGAGTATCCCTCCGCCGTTAAGAGATTTTTTTAATCTCCACTCAGGCCGCGGTTTATCCGGTTTTTTCCCGCATGCACCGTGGCACCGGCAATACACCGTACGAATATTCCCAAGTGCACCGGATTTGATAATGTCAGTAACTACCGCTGATGATGGCAGAAACCTTGGCCGTGAAGAACAACACCCGGCTACTAGCTTACCCTTAGCGTTCATCAGCTGCATATACTCACCCATATTCATTGCTGCGGGCTTCTCCAACAAAATATGCTTCTCGTTTTTTAGTGCTTGTACCGCCAACGGTGCACGTCCGACGGTAGGAAATGCAAAAATAACGGCATCAACATTTTTGTCGTTCAGTAAATCTTCAACTTTAGTGTAATACTTTGGAACATTAAACTGCTTTGCCACAGACTTCGCGGTTTCTTCATAAAGATCCGCAATTGCCACAACCGTTGATGACGGGCAGTTAACCCCTGCTTCAATATGTTTTTTACCCATTACTCCGCATCCAACAACGCCTAATTTAACTTTTTCCATAATTACTTATCAAACTCCTTAATTGCAGCGATTTCACGCGGTAAATGTTTTTCCCATGGTTCCCATTTTATCCATTCACCACTGAGATATCCTGTATATCCTAACTCTCTCAACGCCAATACCGCGGCTTTGTGGTCAACCACACCCTGTCCAATCGGTACCAACTCATTCTTCTTTCCTTCTTGCACACTGATATCATGAAAATGCACGTGTTTAATCCATTGACGCAGGGTATCAAACGATTCTCTTATAGTTGCAAGTTTATTAGTAACCGGATGCGCGATATCCCAATTAACCGCTATATTCGGATGGTTAACTTTCTTCATGATCTCAGCAACATGTTTTGGGTCACACCAATTATCATGGGTTTCCATACAAACATCCACCCCGCGTGTTTTTGCGTGTTCCGCAACAGAAGATAATGATTTTACAATCGATGCCATTGAAACGTCCCGGGTAATTTCTTTCGGAATAATACCGCCAAACACACGGATTTTTGTCACCCCGACATCCCCTGCAAGGTCAATAAATTTTAGTGTCTGTCCGACATTTTGTTCCGCAGTACTCGGATCTGAATATTTACAGGAAGTTGCAATACACGAAAGAGCGATGCCGGACTGCGAAACTTCACTCTTAATTTTTTCTCTTGTACTTTTATCAGTTTCGATCTCAACCCCGTGGTTGTGCTTAGATTCAGCCCTTGGCTCAATCCCGTCATACCCGAACCTTTTTGCTGTATCCAACAATTCCTTCAACGACAGTTCCGGACATGAAAAACTCATAAATGAATACTTCATTGTTATTAAACTCTCCTTTACCTTATGACAACCACTTTACCTGTCTGCTTGAAAACATTTGATTCAAGATAGGTAAAGTAGATGCCGTTAGACACCTTCTTATTTTCCTCATTTGTTCCATCCCATTCAATCGCACCCCACCCGTTCTTTTGGTCACCATTAATAATTTTCACGAGTTCACCTGCCATATTATACACTTTTAACCTTATAAACGACGCATCCTCAACGAGATAGTATTGTATAACAGCTTTTGCATTACTGGTGCCGTCTAACTTATTACCCATAACACGCATAAGATTTTCTGTCTTACTGATATTCAAACTGACATAGTAAATATTTGACTTTTTTAGTCCCGCTTCATCTTCCATATCAACCTGCACGTTTAACACCTGCCCTGAAACAAGGTCTGTTTCTTTTAAAATATACGCGTAAGTATAGTTAATCACAGCGTTCTGTATTACCATAGACGTCCTTGTGGCAATACGGTTATTTATCTTTACGACAGGATCAGCTTTCAAAGGTTCCGTAACAGCAAACTTTACAAGCAACTGCCCTAACTTTGTAATTACTGAAGGTACTGTCTTAACATCCTGTGTTTCCGGTGGTTCGGAATCAACCGGCGTACCCTGCACGCTCTGTGTATACCCACTGGGGTTACCCTTAGCATCCACCGCAATTATACGGTACCAGTACGGAACATTATTCTTCAATCCTGAATCAGTAACTGATGTAAACCCTTTTTTTACAACATTAACTTCAGAATACGTTCCGTTTTCTCCGGTTTCTGAACGGTAAATACGGTATTCCGCGACATCCGTATCTGCGCTTTCCGTCCAGTTTACCAACAACTGTTTACCTGAAGCCACTGTTACTAGCTGCGGAATACCCGGTACTGCCGGGGCAATCATGTCCGTGGAACAAGATGCATATGTCCCCGTGGCAGGAAGAACTGTACTTTCATTACCTGAAGTATCATATGCCGTAACAGTATAATAATATGTTACACCATTTACCAGGCTGACATGCACAAAATCCTGGCTTGCGATATCCGCTTGATACTGTTCCATTGCTAATAACTCAAACGGTCCCGAGGTAGAAATTGAAGAGTAGTATACGCGATAGCCCGCGATGTCGTCTTCATCCGCTGTACTTGCGTTCCACGCTACTTTTATCTCACCCCCATCATCGGTACTTGATACCTCTAAACCCTGGACGGCTGTTGGAACGGTTGTATCCACCCCGGTAGTATAACCAGACACCATAGACGAATCATCACTGACATTCCCTGCATTATCCGCTGAGCGTACTTTATAAAAATACGTTGTCCCTTTCAATAACCCTGTATCGATATAAGTTTCCGACTTTATTCCGGTTGCTACAACTATTGAATACACGCCATTCGCCTGGTTCCCGCGGTAAAGTTTGTAGTGTTCAGTATTTTCGACACTGTCCCACCTCAAACTCAAACTCCCACCGGTACCAAGATCAGTTAATGCAAGATTTGCCGGCGGAATAGGCTTTTCCCCAACACCGGTAGGAATTGCGGTAACTTCTGAAGAATACATACTTTCATTTTTGTTTGTACTATCCACTGAAGTTAATACGTAGTAATACTTTTTACCGTTTTCTAACCGTAAATCTGTGTAGCTCGTAAGAGTTTTTGAAATCACAGCAACAACTTTTGATGAGTCATAATTACCCGATACTTCAGACCGGTAAAGCCTGTATTCCTGAAGATCCAAAGCAGAAACTACGCTCCATGATAACTTAACCTTCCCGCCTTCGCTTGTGTTCACAGCACTAAATCCTGCGGGTACACCAGGCGGTGAGACGTCGTTTATTGGATACATAAATGATACGTTTGAAAACTGGTCAGACTCACCAGCAGAATTAAACGCCTTTATCTTAAAGTAGTAGGTTGTACTATTAACCAAACCTATCCTGGTACTAAAAGTTACTGTACTTGTCATCACAGAATCATAACCTGATGAATACGTAGTTGATTCCCACACAGTATACCCGATTGCAGCGGTATGGTTTGTATCCACTACCGGCGCTGACCACCAAAGTTCTATCATTCCACTTTTACCATTATTTTTTGTCTGAAGATTAAACGGTGCGTTAGGTTTTGTTATACTCTCAACTGGCTCTGCGGATGCTACAGCAGATACTGCGCTATCACCTATATTATTAAATGCCTTTACTACATAATAATACCTAGTACGGTTAGTCAACCCAGTATCTATATACGACGTTTCTACTGTTTGGTCCAACATCTTTGTGGTATTATCCCATGGCCCTGTATTTGAGTTAGACCTATACAACCTATATCCTGCAGACGCATCACCTGTTGATGATGGTTTCCATATAACCCGTATCTGCCCGGCAATACCTGTAGCAACAGCAGTTACATCAGTTGGCGGGTTTGGCGCTTTAGTCGATACTCTCCCCAAAGCCATAAGATGACCGTCACATGTACCGACATACACGCGTTCACCATAAGGAACCATTGCACTCGTAACCGTTCCTACACCCGCACGATATTTCCAGTACAATGACCCGCTGTTACCGTTATCTTTTACCGCAAAAACCAAACCGTTAAACCGGCTCGGCCCGTAAACCACACCGTCTTTTTCTATGACACGGCTTCTCCTAGTTTCTGCAACAGCTTCACCTGCCTTGTCATATAATCTGACGTTCCACACAGGCGATCCGCCGGAAGCTACGGTGTATGCTCTCATATAACCATTTGTACTTTTGATATAAACATGCGTTCCCGCTTCATTCACGCCTAATGAATTCCAGGTCGCTTGCGAATTTTGTGTGCTCCATTTAACAGTACCATCCGCGGAATCAACACAGATTAACCCGGCAGTATATCCTGACCTTGGTGCACCCGCACCAAAAACGCATCCTCCTGAAATTACAGGGTCAGAGATCGCAGGAGCATAATAGAAACTTGTAGCTACTAATGACTCCCATTTTTTTGCACCGGCAAGTGTTACTGCATGCATATACCCGGACCAGTTAGTAAAATACACTGCGTTGTTAAATATAACCGGGGTGTTACACATTTCCTTGTGGCCCTGTATTACCGACCCGCCGTGGGTAGTTGCCCGG
This genomic window from Elusimicrobiota bacterium contains:
- a CDS encoding Gfo/Idh/MocA family oxidoreductase, with translation MEKVKLGVVGCGVMGKKHIEAGVNCPSSTVVAIADLYEETAKSVAKQFNVPKYYTKVEDLLNDKNVDAVIFAFPTVGRAPLAVQALKNEKHILLEKPAAMNMGEYMQLMNAKGKLVAGCCSSRPRFLPSSAVVTDIIKSGALGNIRTVYCRCHGACGKKPDKPRPEWRLKKSLNGGGILVNWGVYDLDYLLGLTGWKLTPKTVLARTWTVPQVYASHIAPGSDADTHYMVMIMCENNIVLSIERSEYATAHKQDAWQIVGDKGALNAIMDSGAEKVFTVDLSDEQNGTQQKEIWRGKESAGAVMPDLIKDFADAILEGKQPRTSLDNYITIQKLFDAIYESAEKKCAVELK
- a CDS encoding sugar phosphate isomerase/epimerase family protein is translated as MKYSFMSFSCPELSLKELLDTAKRFGYDGIEPRAESKHNHGVEIETDKSTREKIKSEVSQSGIALSCIATSCKYSDPSTAEQNVGQTLKFIDLAGDVGVTKIRVFGGIIPKEITRDVSMASIVKSLSSVAEHAKTRGVDVCMETHDNWCDPKHVAEIMKKVNHPNIAVNWDIAHPVTNKLATIRESFDTLRQWIKHVHFHDISVQEGKKNELVPIGQGVVDHKAAVLALRELGYTGYLSGEWIKWEPWEKHLPREIAAIKEFDK
- a CDS encoding PQQ-binding-like beta-propeller repeat protein; translation: MFGKKMCFCVLTILLCISSIVYADFQFLVFTDTHILYPTGYTNPRAQAAVTMVNSMSPAPKFVANPGDMAEAGLRREYDMYKSIVKNFNSSIALYEGSPGNHDSIRGAGSINYRERVGAARSSFMYDVNGNHSSAAGFDPTKAYHFLLLNGAMCNNGDDGHMSRPELDWIKSTLDASPVASIGGPVVCFLHHPVDETASTMGEGRYVDNARVLVELLKNYNVTLMLYGHVHSKKNYTGTNDNVSAFSFDGVMDENTAGSGIYGGVGVINISPSKIEVRDYPTNGTLSAPRGTINLPAPRYPKITFNSPVNDEYLTDTTKAVSVKIELYQGHIAGITSAYYQIDDGGCPATGDLFANTYFKPMTVVQVSSSVATATANVDFAACLAEYDALNSRTLAAPWYQINGIHRLKVRFDTTDGKKWYRNVWVNVNVRKTETDDYARASVWRKDVGADIQADMAVANNNLYLNPYGRYAFCYDINGTEIWKFDKNKYGEALEESSGPAVDGQTVVFGSYNGNLFAVDASSGALKWRYTVPDDPANEVSLGYPDSPTSIYGTPRIDNGVVYFGAIDGDLYAVNLTDGKLKWKYDGRATTHGGSVIQGHKEMCNTPVIFNNAVYFTNWSGYMHAVTLAGAKKWESLVATSFYYAPAISDPVISGGCVFGAGAPRSGYTAGLICVDSADGTVKWSTQNSQATWNSLGVNEAGTHVYIKSTNGYMRAYTVASGGSPVWNVRLYDKAGEAVAETRRSRVIEKDGVVYGPSRFNGLVFAVKDNGNSGSLYWKYRAGVGTVTSAMVPYGERVYVGTCDGHLMALGRVSTKAPNPPTDVTAVATGIAGQIRVIWKPSSTGDASAGYRLYRSNSNTGPWDNTTKMLDQTVETSYIDTGLTNRTRYYYVVKAFNNIGDSAVSAVASAEPVESITKPNAPFNLQTKNNGKSGMIELWWSAPVVDTNHTAAIGYTVWESTTYSSGYDSVMTSTVTFSTRIGLVNSTTYYFKIKAFNSAGESDQFSNVSFMYPINDVSPPGVPAGFSAVNTSEGGKVKLSWSVVSALDLQEYRLYRSEVSGNYDSSKVVAVISKTLTSYTDLRLENGKKYYYVLTSVDSTNKNESMYSSEVTAIPTGVGEKPIPPANLALTDLGTGGSLSLRWDSVENTEHYKLYRGNQANGVYSIVVATGIKSETYIDTGLLKGTTYFYKVRSADNAGNVSDDSSMVSGYTTGVDTTVPTAVQGLEVSSTDDGGEIKVAWNASTADEDDIAGYRVYYSSISTSGPFELLAMEQYQADIASQDFVHVSLVNGVTYYYTVTAYDTSGNESTVLPATGTYASCSTDMIAPAVPGIPQLVTVASGKQLLVNWTESADTDVAEYRIYRSETGENGTYSEVNVVKKGFTSVTDSGLKNNVPYWYRIIAVDAKGNPSGYTQSVQGTPVDSEPPETQDVKTVPSVITKLGQLLVKFAVTEPLKADPVVKINNRIATRTSMVIQNAVINYTYAYILKETDLVSGQVLNVQVDMEDEAGLKKSNIYYVSLNISKTENLMRVMGNKLDGTSNAKAVIQYYLVEDASFIRLKVYNMAGELVKIINGDQKNGWGAIEWDGTNEENKKVSNGIYFTYLESNVFKQTGKVVVIR